caaaataagagtcaaacattttcatgaaaataaataaataaataaagataatcaaatgtgtaacctaaaaattatttcatagaatgaaattgaggaacacctatttgaacataaccatgtacagagagtaataattatgtaataagaagaagaaaaattaccttcaaaattaaatcttgaaaaacaaaccagacaattgagagagtaaacaaagtgtataacaaaaaacaaagagaatgagaaatatgttatatatatattatattatattatattatatattatattactatgtatatatatattatatgtgtggatatcttatgtttatatatatatatatataaaattatttatatatattatattatattatatattatattattattactatgtatatatattatatgtgtggatatcttatgtttatatatatatatatatatatattttatagatatatatttattttaagtatatattatattatattatataataatataaatataataatatatattatattattatgtatatatattatatgtatatgcgtagatattttatgcttttatatatatatatatatatatatatatatatttcttttaaatttttataaatttgtaatgttataaatttgtttataaaagatctcactagttaaatgattaatttgttttatacgtatatattatatatattatattatattattatgtatatatattatatgtatattatattatattacattacatgtatatgtgtaaatatatatatatatatatatatatatatataagtatattttatttatatgtatatatactatattatattatattatattatattatattttatgtgtaaatatattatttatttatatatattttttagattatttaataaattataaatagtttagtaatttaagcggggacgggtatttgggcgggtatatatatatccctatccccatccccatccccagttgaaaatttcgggtattacccatacccatacccatacccagtcaaagcggggattccccgtcaaaacggggacgggttcgggtgatacccacgggcacgggtttatttgccatctcttgtcatgagtgcttattttgaataaaaaaatgatataaagaaattaatttttttaaattaaaaaaatatattattttttaattaaaaaaatatattattttttaattaaaaaaataattttatataacaaatataatttgacctccctaaaatttttgttcaagtttCACCGCTGAAAAGAGtatgaaaatgagaaataaataaaaacaatgaataCACGAcgaaaagattattatttcaatttatttaggatttaaaaaaatatcttaatcaatttatttattattgttacatGACGTActtctataaaaaattaaaaatctaccTACCTAATTTTATAGtcataaaaacacataattttgaAAGTTTGGTAACCAATATCATCCCGGAGCCCCCGAATCATCCCTAACAAAGGGATATCTACTGTAAATTTATTGgaagagtattttttttttctcaaaatatttaattctaaaacaTTTTACTTGTATCTCCTACCAGGactatataattttgaaaaaaaaaaatatgaaaatcaatactaagatctttatttcattttgaaCTAGTTAAATTCAAGTGGAAGAACATCAAGattgaaaactatttttcttttttccataaattaaattaaaaaagcaaAAAACCTACCATCTTTTTACTGTACATTTTAAGTTAcctttttctttctgtttttgtCTTGTATGATGATACAAGTTGAAGCTGAAGCCTAAATCcaaaagtttaagaaataacTATGATCACCTTTTATGAACATCTATCACCGCACTTTAGCTGTGGGTAGCCTCTAAGGAAACATTAGCATCAACTATATAGTCGCTGtgctaattataaaaatttacatttaaatgtACATATCAATAAACTCTTTGTATTTGATTTCTACTTTTTATGGGCTTCATGGTATCGTAAACATTACAGAAGAGAGTGTCCTGTTCCCATTGGCATTACATATCTTTGCTGCATATGTTGACTTTGATGTTGCTGTATGCTTTGACGAGGTTCACTTGATTCCCATGGTCTTTCAACAACAAAATTGTCCTCTCCATCTGGTCCTTGCCCTACATACTGATGCAAAACCAACACTGAAGCTGTTGTTTCAAAGTCTGAAGAGGCTAGTAAATCCCCAATGGCTCCTAATTCAGGACACTCACTCCAATCTGTAAGACCATCTGTTAGTGGTGACATTGTCCCTTGTCCTCTCCCAACTATGAACAAGTCATTCACATTATTCATTGATCTTATTGCTGCAACTGTTTCCTCCCCATTGTTCACAACCTTGGCTATGTAATCCACTGAATCATCATGTGCAATCACATGCTTGAACTCGCTTATATACTCATTGTCTAGTTGGTTTTCTCCCCCATTTTTTATAGTGGTGAAACTTCGATCAAGCTTGGCCCATAAGCGATCTGTTTCTGAACTTTGATTTGAATACTGAGTTGGAATGAAGTGCATGACAGTAAGGTGAACCTTTGGATGTCTTGACATTCTCCATCCATAAGCTAATGCTTCTCTGTCATCTGGTCCTCCAAAATATAGCACAGCCACTTGATGACATGCTAGATTTCCAATCAAACGGTTGGATCCGTTGAAGCCCCTATCCACAAGTATACCAACTGAGCATGGTGAGTTTTGTAGTAGATTGTGGTTCACCATTCTTAATGCTGGGATTGTATCTTCCATTTCCCCATCAACTGTTTGTTGTTTGTGGAAAGGAATAATGATGATGGACACCCTTTTCTCCTCAGCCAAATTGCATACGTCTTCATGCATGGTGGAGTAAGGGGAAATGGCTGTTAAGGGTTGGACTTGAGCATAGTTGACCTGTTCCTCAAAGTTTTGAAACGATGTGATGATGTGGTCGGTTTGTGCTTGTGTTTTGTTGAGGGCTGGAACTCCTGATTGTCTATTGGCATGGACAATGAGCATGGCAGAAGCTCTACCAGTGAGTTCAACCAAGTGCAGCACATAAGCACACATTGGAGACCTTTTGTTGGGATAAGTTGCTTCAAGGAGATTAACCAGTGTGGGAACATTTCGAGGGGTGTGAATACCCACAAGGACTCTGAACTCTCCATCAAGTCTTGAACTTTGTATTGTTCTCCTTTTATAAGGTGCAAGCCTTTTTCTTGgcttataaattaatgttacaACCGGTGCAATCAATGCTGTCATTATTAGTATTACAATGAtcataattgaaaatattttatcattcaaGACCTGCATATGCAAAGTTAACTAGTCATCGTCGTGTGTTGATCCGTTAAGGAGGTGTGGCTAGATTAAGTGAGAAATTGAATGGTGTACCTTTTGATCCCTCCCAACATTGAGCACAATAATTTCAATAATGCCTTTAGCGTTCATGAGTAAACCAAGAACAACTCCATCGCGATTTGGTATCTGCAACATGTTTGAAACAAGGAGAGTCCCAGCAATCTTGCCGAGAAAAGTCAGAGAAATCACTGAGAGAATAAAAGTCCAAGTACTAGCTCCGCTGATTAAGTTGATATCTGTCTTAAGCCCACTAATGGCATAAAAAAGAGGAAGCAGAAGTCCTGAAACAAAGTCTTCAAGCTTTTCTATTATTGCAGCTCCAAGTGGCCCTTTTGGAATAACCAGGCCATACACAAAAGCTCCAAAAATACAATGTGTTCCAAGGACATCCGTGATGAAGGCCGAGATCAACACACCAGTGAGCACAATGCATAGTTGAAACTCACTGAAGGGTTTTCCCTCTGGAGTTTTCTCGATCAACCACAACATTGTTGGTCTAACAATGAtaaaggagaaagaaagaaaaacaaggtTTGATAGCAGAACCCACAATGATACCCAAGCGCTAATTATTTCCTCTGATACAGCAATAGCTATAGCCAACAACATCCATGCACAGACATCATTGATGAGAGAAGTTGATAGAGCAAGCTTCC
This portion of the Vigna unguiculata cultivar IT97K-499-35 chromosome 6, ASM411807v1, whole genome shotgun sequence genome encodes:
- the LOC114187717 gene encoding cation/H(+) antiporter 15-like is translated as MDNTTMTPSNMSDKSIICYTPLLVTSNGLWKNNNLLDFSLPLFTLQLTLVVSATRFFVFILRPFHQPRVIAEILGGLLLGPSVLGRYNNFASIVFPMKSVMLVETMANMGLIYFVFLIGLEMDISIIKRSGKKTVLISLAGMVVPFLVAICLSSLISNTDESINQVSCVLYLGIVLSVTAFPVLARMLVELKLVNTDLGKLALSTSLINDVCAWMLLAIAIAVSEEIISAWVSLWVLLSNLVFLSFSFIIVRPTMLWLIEKTPEGKPFSEFQLCIVLTGVLISAFITDVLGTHCIFGAFVYGLVIPKGPLGAAIIEKLEDFVSGLLLPLFYAISGLKTDINLISGASTWTFILSVISLTFLGKIAGTLLVSNMLQIPNRDGVVLGLLMNAKGIIEIIVLNVGRDQKVLNDKIFSIMIIVILIMTALIAPVVTLIYKPRKRLAPYKRRTIQSSRLDGEFRVLVGIHTPRNVPTLVNLLEATYPNKRSPMCAYVLHLVELTGRASAMLIVHANRQSGVPALNKTQAQTDHIITSFQNFEEQVNYAQVQPLTAISPYSTMHEDVCNLAEEKRVSIIIIPFHKQQTVDGEMEDTIPALRMVNHNLLQNSPCSVGILVDRGFNGSNRLIGNLACHQVAVLYFGGPDDREALAYGWRMSRHPKVHLTVMHFIPTQYSNQSSETDRLWAKLDRSFTTIKNGGENQLDNEYISEFKHVIAHDDSVDYIAKVVNNGEETVAAIRSMNNVNDLFIVGRGQGTMSPLTDGLTDWSECPELGAIGDLLASSDFETTASVLVLHQYVGQGPDGEDNFVVERPWESSEPRQSIQQHQSQHMQQRYVMPMGTGHSLL